The following are encoded in a window of Halorarum salinum genomic DNA:
- a CDS encoding DUF255 domain-containing protein, whose product MTDETRVEWREWGTDAFDAAGRDRKPVLLWLTATWCDDCHEMAAETFGEPRIAANVGDAFVPVRVDVDRHPRVRERYNMGGFPSVVFTTPAGELLTGATYLGPTGMRQVLERVRETWDEKGEDAGRVPRALADDPTPAGPVDERIEEHIAGQLESQWDPEFAGWGTDAKFPLPRTIEFALKRDRYKATQTLDAIDRNLRDGDGGFFRYAGARDWSDPHREKLLVPNAALLRTYANAYLHTGEESYREVARDAAGFLGEELWSGFAFGGSVGPDGDRRDLTAYAGGNALAADALLTLYAYTDDADARETAQGTLAYLRSELVDEDGRVVHFRDRDEAGEADLLSGAARVAGAFATAAQTTGEGADLAGAVADRTLEVLGDGPALRDGPATGPGLLDRPLRPIDGAVEFADALCDLAALTGEDAYRERAREAVGAFAGAADRMGAQVAGYGGVAARLVGEPLVVAVGTPAGSDLHRAALRIADHEKVVVPDATDAPDGAAVLRGRDHEPVETPRELMDRVAATVEE is encoded by the coding sequence ATGACCGACGAGACGCGCGTCGAGTGGCGCGAGTGGGGCACGGACGCCTTCGACGCGGCCGGACGGGACCGCAAGCCGGTGTTGCTCTGGCTCACCGCGACGTGGTGTGACGACTGTCACGAGATGGCGGCCGAGACGTTCGGGGAGCCCCGAATCGCGGCGAACGTCGGGGACGCGTTCGTCCCCGTTCGCGTCGACGTCGATCGCCATCCTCGCGTCCGCGAGCGGTACAACATGGGCGGGTTCCCCTCCGTCGTCTTCACCACGCCGGCGGGCGAACTGCTCACCGGTGCGACGTACCTCGGGCCGACCGGCATGCGACAGGTCCTCGAGCGCGTCCGCGAGACGTGGGACGAGAAGGGCGAGGACGCGGGACGGGTCCCCCGTGCGCTCGCCGACGACCCGACGCCGGCAGGCCCGGTGGACGAGCGCATCGAGGAGCACATCGCCGGGCAACTCGAGAGCCAGTGGGACCCCGAGTTCGCCGGCTGGGGGACCGACGCGAAGTTCCCCCTCCCGCGGACGATCGAGTTCGCCCTCAAGCGCGACCGGTACAAGGCCACACAGACGCTCGACGCCATCGACCGGAACCTGCGGGACGGGGACGGCGGCTTCTTCCGCTACGCCGGCGCCCGCGACTGGAGCGACCCCCACCGGGAGAAACTGCTCGTCCCCAACGCCGCGCTCCTCCGGACGTACGCGAACGCCTACCTCCACACGGGAGAGGAGTCCTACCGCGAGGTGGCACGGGACGCGGCCGGGTTCCTCGGGGAGGAGCTGTGGTCCGGGTTCGCCTTCGGCGGCAGCGTCGGCCCGGACGGCGACCGCCGGGACCTGACCGCGTACGCCGGCGGCAACGCCCTCGCGGCGGACGCCCTGCTCACCCTGTACGCCTACACCGACGACGCGGACGCGCGCGAGACGGCCCAGGGGACGCTCGCGTACCTCCGCTCGGAACTCGTGGACGAGGACGGCCGCGTCGTCCACTTCCGGGACCGCGACGAGGCGGGCGAGGCCGACCTGCTGTCCGGCGCCGCCCGCGTCGCCGGCGCGTTCGCGACCGCCGCCCAGACGACCGGCGAGGGGGCCGACCTCGCCGGCGCGGTCGCGGACCGCACGCTCGAGGTCCTGGGCGACGGACCCGCCCTCCGCGACGGACCCGCGACCGGGCCTGGGCTGCTCGACCGCCCCCTCCGGCCCATCGACGGTGCCGTCGAGTTCGCGGACGCGCTGTGTGACCTGGCGGCGCTCACGGGCGAGGACGCCTACCGCGAGCGGGCCCGCGAGGCGGTCGGCGCCTTCGCGGGCGCGGCCGACCGCATGGGCGCCCAAGTGGCCGGCTACGGCGGCGTCGCCGCCCGACTCGTGGGGGAACCGCTCGTCGTGGCGGTGGGAACCCCCGCCGGGTCGGATCTCCACCGGGCCGCGCTTCGGATCGCCGACCACGAGAAGGTCGTCGTCCCGGACGCGACGGACGCGCCCGACGGCGCCGCCGTCCTCCGCGGTCGGGACCACGAACCGGTGGAGACCCCGAGGGAACTGATGGACCGCGTCGCGGCCACGGTCGAGGAATAA
- a CDS encoding FxsA family protein, with protein MRARYVLALLLLIPLADAAFLVVVAREIGAVTTVALVVLTGLLGMLLVRAEGRHTLRRLERKLAGGKLPTDELLDGGLLIAAGAFLLTPGLVTDAIGFLLAVPPTRYPVRRMLDRYVLTPYVDRKTDGFATGAVWTGGFPGGDGDFDGGPPGGAGGPDDGGPNGPGGSSGNSGEDVVDVDPDDYSVQDG; from the coding sequence ATCCGCGCTCGCTACGTCCTGGCACTCCTGTTGCTGATCCCGCTGGCGGACGCCGCGTTCCTGGTCGTCGTCGCCCGCGAGATCGGGGCGGTCACGACGGTGGCGCTCGTCGTCCTGACGGGGCTACTCGGCATGCTGCTCGTGCGCGCCGAGGGGCGCCACACGCTCCGGCGCCTGGAGCGGAAGCTCGCGGGCGGAAAGCTCCCGACGGACGAACTGCTCGACGGTGGCCTGCTCATCGCCGCGGGCGCATTCCTCCTCACCCCGGGGCTGGTGACCGACGCCATCGGCTTCCTGCTCGCCGTGCCGCCGACCCGGTATCCGGTCCGGAGGATGCTCGACCGTTACGTGCTGACGCCGTACGTCGACCGGAAGACGGACGGGTTCGCCACCGGCGCGGTGTGGACCGGCGGCTTCCCCGGCGGGGACGGCGACTTCGACGGCGGTCCCCCGGGCGGCGCAGGTGGTCCGGACGACGGCGGTCCGAACGGACCCGGCGGCTCGTCGGGTAACTCGGGCGAGGACGTGGTCGACGTGGACCCGGACGACTACTCCGTCCAGGACGGATGA